The Ruania alba genome window below encodes:
- a CDS encoding aspartate aminotransferase family protein, giving the protein MTHPTQLSPHLKQATPVLVDHGEGSYLFDTDGRRFLDFTAGIGVTSTGHCHPHVVAAAQAQVASLIHGQYTTVMHKPMRELTTKLGTVLPEGLNSVFFANSGSEAVEASLRLARQATGRPNVIVFHGGFHGRTVATATMTTSGTRFSAGFSPLMGGVHVAPFPTAYRYGWSEEEATDFALAELDFIFATLTSPAETAAFIVEPVLGEGGYVPGNTRFFQGLRERADEHGIVLVMDEIQTGFGRTGKYFGHQHFDVRPDVITMAKGLASGFPISGIAASEELMSKAWPGSQGGTYGGNAVACAAAVATLEVIENEGLVANAAERGTQLLDAVRGVATDAIGDVRGLGLLVGSEFVTADGKPDTARASAAQKLAAQKGLLLLTCGAYMNVVRMIPPLVVTAEQVADAVEIWTAVLAEV; this is encoded by the coding sequence GTGACCCACCCCACGCAGCTCTCGCCCCATCTCAAGCAGGCCACCCCCGTGCTGGTCGATCACGGTGAGGGGTCGTACCTGTTCGACACCGACGGTCGGCGCTTCCTCGACTTCACCGCGGGGATCGGCGTGACCAGCACCGGGCACTGCCACCCGCACGTGGTCGCGGCCGCGCAGGCACAGGTGGCCTCGCTGATCCACGGCCAGTACACGACCGTGATGCACAAGCCGATGCGCGAGCTCACCACCAAGCTCGGCACCGTGCTGCCCGAGGGGCTGAACTCGGTCTTCTTCGCCAACTCCGGCAGCGAAGCGGTCGAGGCCTCGCTCCGGCTGGCGCGCCAGGCCACCGGCCGGCCGAACGTGATCGTGTTCCACGGCGGCTTCCACGGCCGCACCGTGGCCACCGCCACCATGACCACCTCCGGCACGCGCTTCTCCGCGGGATTCTCCCCGCTCATGGGTGGTGTGCACGTGGCGCCCTTCCCGACGGCGTACCGGTACGGCTGGAGTGAGGAGGAGGCCACGGACTTCGCCCTGGCCGAGCTCGACTTCATCTTCGCCACGCTGACCTCGCCGGCCGAGACCGCCGCGTTCATCGTGGAGCCCGTGCTCGGCGAGGGCGGCTACGTCCCGGGCAACACACGGTTCTTCCAGGGGCTGCGCGAGCGGGCCGACGAGCACGGCATCGTGCTCGTGATGGATGAGATCCAGACCGGCTTCGGTCGCACCGGGAAGTACTTCGGCCACCAGCACTTCGATGTGCGCCCGGACGTGATCACCATGGCCAAGGGCCTGGCCAGCGGCTTCCCGATCTCCGGGATCGCCGCCTCGGAGGAGCTGATGAGCAAGGCGTGGCCGGGCTCCCAGGGCGGCACCTATGGCGGGAACGCGGTGGCCTGTGCCGCGGCGGTCGCCACCCTCGAGGTGATCGAGAACGAGGGTCTGGTGGCCAATGCGGCCGAGCGCGGTACCCAGCTGCTGGACGCGGTGCGCGGCGTGGCCACGGACGCGATCGGCGACGTGCGCGGGCTGGGCCTGCTGGTCGGCTCTGAATTTGTCACCGCCGACGGCAAACCGGACACCGCCCGCGCCTCGGCCGCCCAGAAGCTCGCCGCCCAGAAGGGGCTGCTGCTGCTCACCTGCGGCGCGTACATGAACGTGGTGCGGATGATCCCGCCGCTGGTGGTCACCGCCGAGCAGGTCGCCGACGCCGTCGAGATCTGGACGGCGGTCCTCGCCGAGGTCTGA
- a CDS encoding DUF3830 family protein, translating to MARFMTITLDSRGVSCRARLLEDEAPGSCAAVWDALPQSGAALHAKYARNEVYTLVPRLTAAPHRENPTVTPIPGDVCLFDFEPWEIGNPAYGYETGSAAHAEQGATDLAIFYGRNNLLINGDMGWVPGNVFATITDGLDEIAAACNDLWLRGVEGETLSFARAE from the coding sequence ATGGCCCGCTTCATGACCATCACGCTGGACTCCCGTGGCGTCAGTTGTCGCGCACGCCTGCTCGAGGACGAGGCTCCCGGCAGTTGTGCCGCCGTCTGGGACGCCCTGCCGCAGTCCGGGGCGGCGCTGCACGCGAAGTACGCGCGCAACGAGGTGTATACGCTCGTGCCACGGCTGACTGCGGCCCCGCACCGGGAGAACCCGACAGTCACCCCGATCCCCGGTGACGTGTGCCTGTTCGACTTCGAACCGTGGGAGATCGGCAATCCCGCCTATGGGTACGAGACCGGTTCGGCTGCGCACGCCGAGCAGGGTGCCACCGACCTGGCGATCTTCTACGGCCGGAACAACCTGCTCATCAACGGTGACATGGGATGGGTGCCGGGCAATGTCTTCGCCACCATCACCGACGGCCTCGACGAGATCGCCGCCGCGTGCAACGACCTGTGGCTGCGCGGTGTCGAGGGGGAGACGCTCAGCTTCGCTCGCGCCGAGTAG
- a CDS encoding sugar phosphate isomerase/epimerase family protein codes for MTNQENPRLGVQLMTVRGEVDRIGLDGVLQRLAEIGLSNIEISQVPLSDENMTSFERARGERGVEYAALSGTMEPSRGANPSLVDSYDEVVAHARRLGADRIRIGMLPALALRDAPSLLAFCRETEVMARRLADDGIRLSYHNHHLEFARLDGREVLETIRSEAPSLWLELDVHWVQRGGHDPVRTLQRFAGSVDLVHLKDFRVSLPPAEAFDALAGGDRSGFGHHMAQPVQFAEVGSGTLDWAAIVTAGVEAGAAHLLIEQDDTYGRDPFESLASSHDHLVDLGFGEMF; via the coding sequence ATGACGAATCAGGAGAATCCGCGGCTCGGTGTCCAGCTCATGACCGTTCGCGGGGAGGTGGACCGGATCGGTCTGGACGGTGTCCTGCAACGTCTGGCCGAGATCGGTCTGTCGAACATCGAGATCTCGCAGGTTCCGCTCAGCGACGAGAACATGACCAGCTTCGAGCGGGCTCGTGGTGAGCGCGGTGTGGAGTACGCGGCGCTGTCGGGCACGATGGAGCCGTCCCGCGGGGCGAACCCTTCCCTGGTGGATTCCTATGACGAGGTAGTGGCTCACGCCCGGCGGCTCGGAGCCGACCGGATCAGGATCGGTATGCTGCCGGCGCTCGCGCTCCGGGACGCGCCCTCATTGCTGGCGTTCTGTCGGGAAACTGAGGTGATGGCCCGCCGCCTCGCCGACGACGGAATCCGGCTCTCGTATCACAACCACCACCTCGAGTTCGCCCGGTTGGACGGGCGCGAGGTGCTCGAGACGATCCGCAGCGAGGCGCCCAGCCTGTGGCTGGAGCTGGACGTGCACTGGGTGCAGCGCGGCGGCCACGATCCGGTGCGGACGCTGCAGCGCTTCGCCGGATCGGTCGACCTGGTGCACCTGAAGGACTTCCGCGTCTCCCTTCCACCGGCGGAAGCGTTCGACGCGCTCGCTGGCGGGGACCGGTCCGGGTTCGGCCATCACATGGCCCAGCCGGTGCAGTTCGCCGAAGTGGGGTCGGGCACCCTCGACTGGGCGGCGATCGTCACCGCCGGGGTCGAGGCCGGCGCCGCGCACCTGCTGATCGAGCAGGACGACACCTACGGCCGGGACCCGTTCGAGTCGCTGGCCTCCTCCCACGACCACCTGGTTGATCTGGGCTTCGGCGAGATGTTCTGA
- a CDS encoding NAD(P)-dependent oxidoreductase, translating into MKIAVVGASGRTGAEVVRAAQDRGHHVTAVVRQPARLAALRPDAVAVADGRDVDALTAAFADVEAVVSCVGPVKGEDERVQSAITEAVLGAAADAGVHRCLVVTASGWVVDGDDPLGRYLAKPILARVLREENAAFAETERLVHATALDWTIVRPPMLRDGAPRGSYRQRRDGNVRWRYSIRRSDLAVALCDLLADPTAVRTVVSVAA; encoded by the coding sequence ATGAAGATTGCAGTCGTCGGAGCCAGCGGGCGCACGGGTGCCGAGGTGGTGCGCGCCGCGCAGGATCGTGGTCACCACGTGACGGCGGTCGTCCGGCAGCCGGCCCGCCTCGCAGCACTGCGGCCGGACGCCGTGGCGGTCGCGGACGGGCGCGACGTGGACGCGCTTACCGCAGCGTTCGCCGACGTCGAGGCCGTGGTCTCGTGCGTCGGACCGGTCAAGGGAGAAGATGAGCGGGTCCAGTCGGCCATCACCGAGGCCGTGCTCGGCGCGGCCGCTGACGCCGGTGTCCATCGATGCCTGGTCGTCACCGCGAGCGGGTGGGTGGTGGACGGCGACGATCCGCTCGGCCGCTACCTGGCCAAACCCATCCTTGCTCGAGTGTTGCGTGAGGAGAACGCGGCATTCGCCGAGACCGAGCGACTCGTGCACGCTACCGCGCTGGACTGGACGATCGTGCGGCCACCCATGCTCCGCGACGGTGCGCCCCGTGGTTCCTACCGCCAGCGGCGTGACGGCAACGTGCGGTGGCGCTACTCGATCCGGCGCAGCGATCTCGCGGTCGCGCTCTGCGATCTGCTGGCGGACCCGACGGCGGTCCGCACCGTGGTGTCCGTGGCCGCCTGA
- a CDS encoding acyl-CoA carboxylase subunit beta, protein MSTSESAIDTSTTAGKVADLEHRTTEGPERLAEIAVEKQGARGKKSARDRIEALLDEGSFTELDAFATHRSTNFGMGAKRISGDGVITGYGTIDGRQVCIYSQDFTVFGGSLGEVHGQKITKVMDLAMRTGVPLIGISDGGGARIQEGVAALTQFAEIFRRNVAASGVIPQISLILGPSAGGAVYSPALTDFIVMADQTSNMFITGPDVIRAVTGEDVGFEELGGGRTHNERSGVAHYLAADEDDAFDYVKALLHYLPTNNLTDPETFNAPADLEVTEEDEALDALVPDSDNQPYDMHTVIETVLDDDEFLEVQPLYAKNVVVGFGHVEGHPVGIVANQPQSMAGTLDIAAAEKAARFVRTCDAFHIPVLTFVDVPGFLPGTDQEWNGIIRRGAKLIYAYAEATVPLITVITRKAYGGAYIVMGSKQLGADLNIAWPTAQIAVMGASGAVNILQRGALKKVAEDGGNVEAERERLVGEYEEAIVNPWDAAQRGYVDAVIKPSETRLQIVKGLRALRTKRASLPVKKHGNIPL, encoded by the coding sequence GTGAGCACCTCCGAATCCGCAATCGACACGTCCACCACGGCCGGCAAGGTCGCCGATCTGGAGCACCGCACCACGGAAGGCCCCGAGCGGTTGGCTGAGATCGCCGTCGAGAAGCAGGGCGCGCGGGGCAAGAAGTCCGCCCGTGACCGGATCGAGGCTCTCCTCGACGAGGGCAGTTTCACCGAGCTGGACGCCTTCGCCACACACCGGTCCACCAACTTCGGCATGGGCGCCAAGCGCATCTCCGGGGACGGCGTGATCACCGGGTACGGCACGATCGACGGCCGCCAGGTGTGCATCTACTCGCAGGACTTCACGGTCTTCGGTGGCTCCCTGGGTGAGGTGCATGGGCAGAAGATCACCAAGGTGATGGACCTGGCGATGCGCACCGGGGTGCCTCTGATCGGCATCAGCGACGGCGGCGGCGCCCGCATCCAAGAGGGCGTGGCGGCGCTGACGCAGTTCGCCGAGATCTTCCGACGCAATGTCGCCGCCTCCGGGGTGATCCCGCAGATCTCCCTCATCCTCGGCCCCAGTGCCGGGGGTGCGGTCTACTCCCCCGCGCTCACCGACTTCATCGTGATGGCCGACCAGACCTCGAACATGTTCATCACCGGACCGGACGTGATCCGCGCCGTCACCGGTGAGGACGTCGGGTTCGAGGAACTCGGCGGGGGGCGCACCCACAACGAGCGCTCCGGGGTGGCCCACTACCTGGCCGCCGACGAGGACGACGCCTTCGACTACGTCAAGGCGCTGCTGCACTACCTCCCCACGAACAACCTCACGGACCCGGAGACCTTCAACGCCCCCGCCGACCTCGAGGTGACCGAGGAGGACGAGGCGCTGGACGCGCTGGTGCCTGATTCGGACAATCAGCCCTACGACATGCACACCGTGATCGAAACGGTGCTCGACGACGACGAGTTCCTCGAGGTGCAACCGCTGTATGCGAAGAACGTGGTGGTCGGGTTCGGGCACGTGGAGGGCCACCCCGTGGGCATCGTGGCGAACCAGCCTCAGTCCATGGCCGGCACGCTCGACATCGCCGCCGCGGAGAAAGCGGCCCGGTTCGTGCGCACCTGCGACGCGTTCCACATCCCGGTGCTCACCTTCGTGGACGTGCCCGGCTTCCTGCCCGGCACCGACCAGGAATGGAACGGCATCATCCGCCGGGGCGCCAAACTGATCTATGCCTATGCCGAGGCCACCGTGCCGTTGATCACCGTGATCACCCGCAAGGCCTACGGAGGCGCCTATATCGTGATGGGCTCCAAGCAGCTCGGCGCAGACCTGAACATCGCCTGGCCCACGGCGCAGATCGCCGTCATGGGTGCCAGTGGGGCCGTGAACATCCTGCAGCGCGGGGCATTGAAGAAGGTGGCCGAGGACGGCGGGAACGTGGAGGCCGAGCGGGAGCGGCTGGTCGGTGAGTACGAGGAGGCGATCGTGAACCCGTGGGACGCGGCACAGCGCGGCTACGTCGATGCGGTGATCAAGCCGTCCGAGACCCGGCTGCAGATCGTCAAGGGTCTGCGGGCGCTGCGCACCAAGCGGGCCTCGCTGCCGGTCAAGAAGCACGGGAACATCCCGCTGTGA
- a CDS encoding NAD-dependent succinate-semialdehyde dehydrogenase translates to MSPTEAIASVPTGLFIGGSWRDAARTMPVENPATGEVLTEVADASPDEAMAALDAAADAQAEWARTPARARSEILYRAFDLLHAEVDRLALIMTLEMGKPLAESKGEIAYAAEFFRWFAEEAVRLNGGHMPAPAGGARFLISKQPVGPCVLITPWNFPMAMGTRKIGPAIAAGCTSVIKPAAQTPLSTLALAEILHRAGLPGGVVNVVTTSQADEAMSPLILDERSRKLSFTGSTGVGKHLLELAAKTVMRTSMELGGNAPLIVFDDADMDAAVAGAMAAKLRNIGQACTAANRIFVQSSVAEEFTRRLTEEMAARRMGPGTEEGVTIGPLIDDRAVEKVTSLVREAADGGAKVLLGGVPEISGTGHFFPATVLTDVPDDAEIAHAEIFGPVAAVSTFETEEEAITRANDTPYGLVSYVFTESLRRGLRVCDALEAGMVGLNQGVVSNPAAPFGGVKESGLGREGGLTGIDEFVETKYIGIAD, encoded by the coding sequence ATGTCACCCACCGAAGCGATCGCATCCGTACCCACCGGCCTGTTCATCGGCGGCTCCTGGCGAGACGCGGCCCGCACCATGCCGGTGGAGAATCCGGCCACCGGAGAGGTCCTCACCGAGGTGGCCGACGCCAGCCCGGACGAAGCGATGGCCGCCCTGGACGCAGCCGCTGACGCGCAGGCCGAGTGGGCCCGCACCCCGGCACGTGCCCGCAGCGAGATCCTGTACCGCGCCTTCGACCTGCTGCACGCGGAGGTCGACCGGCTCGCGCTGATCATGACGCTGGAGATGGGCAAACCCCTCGCGGAGTCCAAGGGCGAGATCGCCTACGCCGCCGAGTTCTTCCGCTGGTTCGCCGAGGAGGCGGTGCGGCTGAACGGCGGGCACATGCCGGCCCCCGCGGGCGGAGCCCGGTTCCTGATCAGCAAGCAGCCGGTGGGGCCGTGCGTGCTGATCACGCCATGGAACTTCCCGATGGCGATGGGCACCCGCAAGATCGGCCCAGCCATCGCTGCTGGCTGCACGAGCGTGATCAAGCCGGCCGCACAGACCCCGCTGAGCACTCTCGCACTCGCCGAGATCCTGCACCGCGCCGGCCTGCCCGGTGGTGTGGTCAATGTGGTGACGACCTCCCAGGCCGACGAGGCGATGAGTCCGCTGATCCTGGACGAGCGTTCCCGCAAGCTGTCCTTCACCGGATCCACCGGCGTGGGCAAGCACCTGCTGGAGCTGGCTGCGAAGACGGTGATGCGGACCTCGATGGAGCTCGGCGGGAACGCCCCGCTGATCGTCTTCGACGATGCCGACATGGACGCCGCGGTCGCGGGGGCGATGGCGGCGAAGCTGCGCAACATCGGCCAGGCCTGCACGGCGGCGAATCGCATCTTCGTGCAGTCCTCGGTGGCGGAGGAGTTCACCCGGCGCCTCACCGAGGAGATGGCCGCCCGCCGGATGGGCCCGGGCACCGAGGAGGGCGTGACGATCGGGCCGCTGATCGACGATCGTGCGGTGGAGAAGGTCACCAGCCTGGTGCGCGAGGCTGCTGACGGCGGAGCCAAGGTGCTGCTCGGCGGGGTGCCTGAGATCTCCGGCACCGGGCACTTCTTCCCCGCCACCGTGCTCACCGACGTCCCCGACGATGCCGAGATCGCCCACGCGGAGATCTTCGGCCCGGTGGCTGCGGTCAGTACCTTCGAGACCGAAGAAGAGGCGATCACCCGCGCCAACGACACCCCGTACGGGCTGGTGTCCTACGTGTTCACCGAGTCGCTGCGCCGCGGCCTGCGGGTCTGCGACGCGCTCGAGGCCGGCATGGTGGGCCTGAACCAGGGCGTGGTGTCCAACCCGGCGGCGCCGTTCGGTGGGGTGAAGGAGTCGGGGCTGGGCCGCGAAGGCGGGCTGACTGGGATCGACGAGTTCGTGGAGACCAAGTACATCGGCATCGCCGACTGA
- a CDS encoding acyl-CoA carboxylase subunit epsilon, protein MTGQNGSSHSNGHYSGLGEIGADLVRVVKGEPDEAELAALVAGIVAARAAAAHEEIDDGTHTALWTDRAHQLGRASGPGRAAWRWSAMPR, encoded by the coding sequence GTGACCGGGCAGAACGGTTCGAGCCACAGCAACGGCCACTACTCCGGGCTCGGCGAGATCGGTGCGGACCTGGTACGCGTGGTCAAGGGGGAACCGGACGAGGCCGAACTGGCTGCGTTGGTCGCCGGGATCGTCGCCGCTCGCGCCGCTGCCGCGCACGAGGAGATCGACGACGGGACGCACACAGCGCTATGGACCGACCGTGCCCATCAGCTCGGGAGAGCCTCCGGCCCGGGCCGCGCCGCCTGGCGCTGGAGCGCGATGCCGCGCTGA
- a CDS encoding biotin--[acetyl-CoA-carboxylase] ligase has translation MAIRPLEIVDDVGSTNAELLARAGANPDDWPHLSALLARRQHAGKGRSGRTWSTDEHSALTFSILVRPGRPTQDWGWLPLLAGDAVVQVLRAEGTHEVPCGLKWPNDVVHLGGTQVLPEWGCLRKVGGLLAEVLPDASGVVLGIGINLDGADLPVPWAGTAAQLGVTAPAERLAEAIRDQLAELLTHWEAGADPHGVVAPACLTLGTQVRIDLPEGAVLEGEALDLEPDGSLRVRTHDGNEQVVLAGDVTHVRAG, from the coding sequence ATGGCCATCCGCCCGCTGGAGATCGTCGACGACGTCGGTTCCACCAATGCCGAGCTGCTCGCCCGCGCAGGTGCGAACCCCGATGACTGGCCGCACCTGTCCGCCCTGCTGGCCCGCCGCCAGCATGCCGGCAAGGGGCGGTCCGGGCGCACCTGGTCCACCGACGAGCACAGTGCGTTGACCTTCTCCATCCTCGTCCGGCCCGGGCGGCCGACCCAGGACTGGGGGTGGCTGCCCCTATTGGCGGGGGACGCCGTCGTGCAGGTGTTGCGTGCGGAGGGTACGCACGAGGTGCCGTGCGGACTGAAGTGGCCGAACGACGTCGTGCATCTGGGTGGCACGCAGGTGCTGCCCGAGTGGGGCTGCCTGCGCAAGGTGGGCGGACTGCTCGCCGAGGTCCTCCCGGACGCCTCGGGCGTGGTGCTCGGAATCGGGATCAATCTGGACGGCGCCGACCTCCCGGTGCCGTGGGCCGGTACGGCTGCCCAACTCGGCGTGACGGCACCGGCCGAGCGGCTCGCGGAGGCGATCCGGGACCAGCTGGCCGAGCTGCTCACGCACTGGGAAGCCGGTGCCGATCCGCACGGGGTGGTGGCGCCGGCGTGCCTCACCCTCGGCACCCAGGTCCGGATCGACCTCCCGGAGGGAGCCGTGCTCGAGGGAGAGGCGCTGGACCTGGAGCCCGACGGATCACTGCGGGTGCGCACCCACGACGGCAACGAACAGGTGGTGCTCGCCGGCGACGTCACCCACGTGCGCGCCGGCTGA
- a CDS encoding TetR/AcrR family transcriptional regulator — MSTRDRILDAAATVLREQGIARATTKEIARAADCSEALLYKHFAGKHELFLGVLSERAPRLPQPDELVGTRMVRQNLETLVSRLVDFYVESFPMSASILGSPDLLTAHRAGLRRLGAGPTAPARQVQAYLDAEIALGRVDSGVDTHALARTVTGAALFEAFLAVYEGHSSVPDAEGRARGIVASVRL, encoded by the coding sequence GTGAGCACGCGAGACCGGATTCTCGACGCTGCTGCCACCGTGCTGCGGGAGCAGGGCATCGCACGCGCCACCACCAAGGAGATCGCCCGCGCGGCCGACTGTTCAGAGGCTCTGCTGTACAAGCACTTCGCCGGCAAGCACGAGTTGTTCCTCGGCGTCCTCTCCGAGCGCGCCCCACGGCTCCCCCAGCCGGACGAACTCGTGGGCACGCGCATGGTGCGGCAGAACCTGGAAACTCTGGTGAGCCGGCTCGTGGACTTCTACGTCGAGTCGTTCCCGATGTCGGCGTCGATCCTCGGCTCGCCCGACCTGCTCACCGCGCACCGCGCCGGCCTGCGTCGTCTCGGCGCCGGACCGACCGCACCGGCACGCCAGGTCCAGGCGTACCTCGACGCCGAGATCGCCCTGGGCCGGGTCGATTCGGGCGTCGATACCCACGCTTTGGCGCGCACGGTGACCGGTGCGGCGCTCTTCGAGGCGTTCCTCGCCGTCTATGAGGGACACAGCAGCGTGCCTGACGCCGAGGGGCGGGCCCGCGGCATCGTCGCCTCCGTCCGACTATGA